A genomic stretch from Enterobacter dykesii includes:
- the chiQ gene encoding ChiQ/YbfN family lipoprotein, whose product MKKIVIVALLASGLVACAQSEAPKEDSRLKEAYSACINTAEGSPEKIQACQSVLNVLKKEKAHEQFATQENVRVMDYQACIQARKTGNDQEVAKRCDQIWKEIRSNNSN is encoded by the coding sequence ATGAAAAAAATCGTAATCGTCGCGTTGCTGGCATCAGGGCTGGTGGCGTGTGCTCAGAGTGAGGCGCCGAAAGAGGACTCCCGTCTGAAGGAGGCCTATAGCGCCTGTATAAATACTGCGGAAGGATCGCCGGAGAAAATTCAAGCCTGTCAGAGCGTGCTGAACGTGCTGAAGAAAGAGAAAGCGCACGAGCAGTTCGCGACGCAGGAGAACGTCCGCGTAATGGATTACCAGGCCTGTATCCAGGCGCGTAAAACCGGTAACGATCAGGAAGTTGCGAAGCGTTGCGACCAGATTTGGAAAGAAATACGAAGCAATAACAGTAACTAA
- the fur gene encoding ferric iron uptake transcriptional regulator, protein MTDNNTALKKAGLKVTLPRLKILEVLQGPDNHHVSAEDLYKRLIDMGEEIGLATVYRVLNQFDDAGIVTRHNFEGGKSVFELTQQQHHDHLICLDCGKVIEFSDDSIEARQREIAARHGIRLTNHSLYLYGHCAEGDCREDDHAHDAK, encoded by the coding sequence ATGACTGACAACAATACCGCATTAAAGAAGGCTGGCCTGAAAGTTACGCTTCCTCGGTTAAAAATCCTTGAAGTGCTTCAGGGTCCAGACAATCACCATGTCAGTGCGGAAGACCTTTATAAACGTCTTATCGACATGGGTGAAGAGATTGGGCTGGCTACCGTCTATCGCGTGCTGAACCAGTTTGATGACGCGGGCATTGTTACCCGTCATAATTTCGAAGGCGGTAAATCCGTTTTCGAACTGACCCAGCAGCAGCACCACGATCACCTGATCTGCCTCGATTGCGGCAAGGTCATTGAATTCAGCGATGATTCCATCGAAGCGCGCCAGCGTGAAATCGCGGCGCGTCATGGCATCCGCCTGACGAACCACAGCCTGTACCTTTACGGTCACTGCGCTGAAGGCGACTGCCGCGAAGACGACCACGCGCACGACGCGAAATAA
- the fldA gene encoding flavodoxin FldA: MAIIGIFFGSDTGNTENIAKNIQKQLGKDVADVHDIAKSSKEDLEGYDILLLGIPTWYYGEAQCDWDDFFPTLEEVDFNGKLVALFGCGDQEDYAEYFCDALGTIRDIIEPNGAVIVGHWPTAGYHFEASKGLADDDHFVGLAIDEDRQPELTAERVEKWVKQIREELHLDDILNA; this comes from the coding sequence ATGGCAATCATCGGCATTTTCTTTGGCAGTGATACCGGCAATACCGAAAATATCGCAAAAAACATTCAAAAACAGCTCGGTAAAGACGTTGCTGATGTGCATGACATCGCCAAGAGCAGCAAAGAAGATCTGGAAGGCTATGACATTCTGCTGCTGGGTATCCCAACCTGGTACTACGGTGAAGCCCAGTGCGACTGGGATGATTTCTTCCCGACGCTGGAAGAAGTGGACTTCAACGGTAAGCTGGTCGCGCTGTTCGGTTGTGGTGACCAGGAAGACTACGCCGAATACTTCTGTGACGCGCTGGGTACCATCCGCGATATCATTGAGCCGAACGGTGCAGTGATCGTAGGCCACTGGCCGACCGCCGGTTACCACTTTGAAGCGTCCAAAGGCCTGGCTGATGACGATCACTTCGTAGGTCTGGCCATTGACGAAGACCGTCAGCCAGAGCTCACAGCAGAGCGCGTTGAGAAATGGGTGAAGCAGATCCGTGAAGAACTGCACCTGGATGATATTCTGAACGCCTGA
- the ybfE gene encoding LexA regulated protein — protein sequence MAKEQTDRTTLDLFANERRPGRPKTNPLSRDEQLRINKRNQLKRDKNRGLKRVELKLNADAVDALNELADARNISRSELIEEMLLVQLETLRSQA from the coding sequence ATGGCCAAAGAACAAACGGACCGTACGACACTAGATCTGTTCGCGAATGAGCGTCGACCGGGACGACCGAAAACGAATCCGCTCTCGCGCGATGAACAGCTGCGTATCAATAAACGCAACCAGCTTAAACGCGATAAAAATCGTGGGCTTAAGCGTGTCGAACTGAAGCTTAACGCCGACGCCGTCGATGCGCTGAACGAGCTGGCTGACGCGCGTAATATCAGCCGCAGCGAGCTCATTGAAGAGATGTTGCTCGTCCAGCTTGAGACGTTACGCAGCCAGGCATAA
- the ybfF gene encoding esterase, which yields MKLNTRAQTAQSPNNNSPIVLVHGLFGSLDNLGVLARDLVTDHDILQVDMRNHGLSGRFDEMTYAAMAQDLLDTLDAHDLQKVTLIGHSMGGKAVMALTALAPERIDGLVVIDVAPVDYDVRRHDEIFAAINAVTEAGVATRQQAAAVMREHLDEEGVVQFLLKSFVDGQWRFNVPVLWDQYNNIVGWETVPAWPHPTLFIRGGNSPYVTDAYRDTLLAQFPQARAHVIAGAGHWVHAEKPDAVLRAIRRYLADTAN from the coding sequence ATGAAATTGAATACCCGAGCGCAAACTGCACAATCGCCGAACAATAATTCTCCCATCGTACTGGTTCACGGGCTTTTTGGCAGTCTGGATAACCTGGGCGTGCTGGCGCGCGATCTGGTTACCGACCACGATATTTTACAGGTCGATATGCGCAATCACGGTCTTTCCGGGCGTTTCGACGAGATGACCTACGCGGCAATGGCGCAGGATCTATTGGATACGCTGGATGCCCACGACCTGCAAAAGGTGACCCTCATCGGGCATTCAATGGGTGGCAAAGCGGTGATGGCCCTGACGGCACTGGCCCCGGAGCGTATTGACGGTCTGGTGGTGATTGACGTCGCGCCTGTGGATTATGACGTTCGCCGTCACGACGAGATTTTTGCCGCCATTAATGCGGTCACAGAAGCGGGTGTCGCGACGCGCCAACAGGCAGCCGCCGTCATGCGTGAGCATCTTGATGAAGAAGGCGTCGTCCAGTTCTTGCTGAAGTCGTTTGTTGACGGACAATGGCGTTTTAACGTGCCGGTGCTCTGGGATCAATACAATAACATCGTGGGCTGGGAAACCGTCCCCGCCTGGCCACACCCTACCCTTTTTATTCGCGGCGGAAACTCGCCTTACGTAACCGACGCGTACCGCGACACGCTGCTGGCCCAATTCCCGCAGGCACGCGCCCACGTGATTGCCGGTGCCGGGCACTGGGTGCATGCGGAAAAACCGGATGCTGTGCTGCGCGCCATTCGCCGCTATCTCGCTGATACTGCAAATTGA
- the seqA gene encoding replication initiation negative regulator SeqA, protein MKTIEVDDELYQYIASQTRHIGESASDILRRMLKISAASQPATPVTKDVVSQPSVVAQAKPAVTPAKDKVRAMRELLLSDEYAEQKKAVNRFMLVLSTLYSLDNKAFAEATESLHGRTRVYFAGDEQTLLQNGNQTKPKHVPGTPYWVITNTNTGRKCSMIEHIMQSMQFPAELIEKVCGTI, encoded by the coding sequence ATGAAAACAATCGAAGTTGATGACGAACTCTATCAGTATATTGCCAGCCAGACGCGGCATATCGGGGAGAGCGCGTCCGACATTTTACGGCGCATGCTTAAAATTTCCGCCGCTTCACAGCCTGCTACCCCAGTCACCAAAGATGTCGTGTCTCAGCCGAGCGTAGTTGCGCAAGCAAAACCTGCCGTGACGCCGGCAAAAGATAAAGTGCGCGCGATGCGCGAGCTGCTGCTCTCCGATGAATACGCGGAGCAGAAAAAGGCGGTTAACCGCTTTATGCTGGTGCTATCTACACTTTACTCACTGGATAACAAAGCGTTTGCTGAAGCGACCGAGTCGCTGCACGGTCGTACTCGCGTCTATTTCGCGGGCGACGAACAGACGCTGCTGCAAAATGGCAACCAAACCAAACCTAAACATGTCCCTGGCACCCCGTACTGGGTGATCACCAATACCAATACGGGCCGCAAGTGCAGCATGATTGAACACATCATGCAGTCCATGCAGTTCCCGGCGGAATTGATTGAAAAGGTTTGCGGTACAATTTAA
- the pgm gene encoding phosphoglucomutase (alpha-D-glucose-1,6-bisphosphate-dependent): MANHSRAGQPAQQSDLINVAQLTAQYYVLKPVVGNAEHAVKFGTSGHRGSAARHSFNEPHILAIAQAIAEERAKNGVTGPCYVGKDTHALSEPAFISVVEVLAANGVDVIVQENNGFTPTPAISNAILVHNKKGGALADGIVITPSHNPPEDGGIKYNPPNGGPADTNVTKVVEDRANALLADGLKGVKRISLDAAMASGHVKEQDLVQPFVEGLADIVDMAAIQKAGLKLGVDPLGGSGIEYWKRIAEHYKLDLTIVNDHVDQTFRFMHLDKDGAIRMDCSSECAMAGLLALRDKFDLAFANDPDYDRHGIVTPAGLMNPNHYLAVAINYLFQHRPQWGKEVAVGKTLVSSAMIDRVVEALGRKLVEVPVGFKWFVDGLHDGSFGFGGEESAGASFLRFDGTPWSTDKDGIIMCLLAAEITAVTGKNPQEHYNDLAARFGAPSYNRIQASATSAQKAALSRLSPEMVSASTLAGDPITARLTAAPGNGASIGGLKVMTDNGWFAARPSGTEDAYKIYCESFLGAEHRQQIEKEAVEIVSEVLKNA, encoded by the coding sequence ATGGCAAATCACAGCCGTGCAGGCCAACCTGCACAACAAAGCGATTTGATTAACGTCGCTCAGCTGACCGCGCAGTATTACGTGCTGAAACCGGTCGTGGGCAACGCAGAACACGCAGTGAAGTTTGGTACATCTGGTCACCGCGGCAGCGCGGCGCGCCACAGCTTTAACGAACCGCACATTCTGGCCATTGCTCAGGCCATTGCGGAAGAGCGCGCTAAAAACGGCGTTACCGGTCCGTGCTACGTGGGGAAAGATACCCATGCCCTGTCTGAACCGGCGTTCATCTCTGTTGTGGAAGTGCTGGCGGCAAACGGTGTCGATGTGATTGTTCAGGAGAACAACGGCTTCACCCCAACGCCTGCGATCTCTAACGCCATCCTGGTGCACAACAAAAAAGGTGGCGCGCTGGCTGACGGTATCGTTATCACGCCATCCCACAACCCGCCGGAAGACGGCGGTATCAAATACAACCCGCCTAACGGTGGCCCGGCTGACACCAACGTCACCAAAGTGGTGGAAGATCGTGCGAACGCCTTGCTGGCGGATGGTCTGAAAGGCGTGAAGCGCATTTCTCTGGATGCTGCCATGGCGTCCGGTCACGTGAAAGAGCAGGATCTGGTTCAGCCGTTCGTGGAAGGGCTGGCGGATATCGTCGATATGGCGGCCATCCAGAAAGCCGGCCTGAAGCTGGGCGTGGATCCGCTGGGCGGCTCCGGTATCGAATACTGGAAACGTATCGCCGAGCATTACAAGCTGGATCTGACCATCGTGAACGATCACGTCGATCAGACCTTCCGCTTTATGCACCTCGACAAAGACGGCGCGATCCGTATGGACTGCTCCTCCGAGTGCGCGATGGCGGGCCTGCTGGCGCTGCGTGACAAATTCGATCTGGCGTTTGCTAACGATCCGGATTATGACCGTCACGGTATCGTCACCCCTGCCGGCCTGATGAACCCGAACCACTATCTGGCGGTTGCGATTAACTACCTGTTCCAGCACCGTCCGCAGTGGGGCAAAGAGGTGGCTGTCGGTAAAACGCTGGTTTCCTCCGCGATGATCGACCGCGTGGTCGAGGCTTTGGGCCGCAAGCTGGTGGAAGTGCCGGTGGGCTTCAAATGGTTCGTTGACGGTCTGCACGACGGCAGCTTCGGCTTCGGCGGTGAAGAGAGCGCGGGCGCATCTTTCCTGCGTTTCGACGGCACGCCATGGTCAACCGATAAAGACGGCATCATCATGTGCCTGCTGGCGGCGGAGATCACCGCGGTCACCGGTAAGAACCCGCAGGAACATTACAACGACCTGGCGGCACGCTTTGGTGCACCAAGCTATAACCGTATTCAGGCTAGCGCGACGTCAGCCCAGAAAGCGGCCCTGTCCAGGCTCTCTCCGGAGATGGTCAGCGCAAGTACCCTGGCAGGCGATCCTATCACCGCGCGTCTGACGGCGGCACCGGGCAACGGCGCATCCATTGGTGGTCTGAAAGTGATGACCGACAATGGCTGGTTCGCCGCGCGTCCGTCCGGTACGGAAGATGCGTATAAAATCTATTGCGAAAGCTTCCTCGGCGCTGAGCACCGTCAGCAGATTGAGAAAGAAGCGGTAGAGATTGTCAGCGAAGTGCTGAAAAACGCGTAA
- the potE gene encoding putrescine-ornithine antiporter: protein MSKSNKMGVVQLTILTMVNMMGSGIIMLPTKLAEVGTISIISWLVTAVGSMALAWAFAKCGMFSRKSGGMGGYAEYAFGKSGNFMANYTYGVSLLIANVAIAISAVGYGTELFGATLSPVQIGLATIGVLWICTVANFGGARITGQLSSITVWGVIIPVVGLCIIGWFWFSPTLYANSWNPHHVPFFTAVGSSIAMTLWAFLGLESACANAEVVENPEKNVPIAVLGGTLGAAVIYIVSTNVIAGIVPNMDLANSTAPFGLAFAQMFTPEVGKVIMGLMVMSCCGSLLGWQFTIAQVFKSSADEGYFPKIFSRVTKADAPVQGMLAIVIFQSGLSLMTISPSLNSQFNVLVNLAVVTNIIPYILSMAALVIIQKVAKVDPRKARAANIVALIGAIYSFYALYSSGQEAMLYGAMVTFMGWTLYGLVSPRFELKNKHS from the coding sequence ATGAGTAAGTCCAATAAGATGGGCGTGGTGCAGCTGACCATCCTCACCATGGTGAACATGATGGGCTCCGGGATTATCATGCTGCCTACCAAACTGGCAGAGGTGGGCACCATCTCTATCATCTCCTGGCTGGTGACGGCAGTCGGTTCAATGGCGCTGGCGTGGGCGTTTGCCAAGTGCGGAATGTTCAGCCGTAAGTCAGGCGGCATGGGCGGCTATGCCGAATACGCTTTTGGCAAGTCGGGCAACTTTATGGCCAACTATACCTACGGCGTGTCGCTGCTGATCGCTAACGTGGCGATTGCCATCTCCGCCGTGGGTTACGGTACGGAGCTGTTTGGCGCGACGCTCAGCCCGGTGCAAATTGGGCTGGCGACCATCGGCGTGCTGTGGATCTGCACCGTGGCTAACTTTGGCGGCGCGCGTATCACCGGACAGCTCTCCAGCATCACCGTCTGGGGCGTGATTATCCCGGTTGTCGGCCTGTGTATCATCGGCTGGTTCTGGTTTAGCCCGACACTCTACGCCAATTCCTGGAACCCGCACCACGTGCCGTTCTTTACCGCAGTCGGTTCTTCTATCGCCATGACGCTCTGGGCCTTCCTGGGTCTGGAATCCGCCTGCGCGAACGCGGAAGTGGTAGAGAATCCAGAAAAGAACGTGCCGATTGCGGTCCTCGGCGGCACGCTGGGCGCGGCGGTGATCTATATCGTCTCGACTAACGTGATTGCCGGGATTGTGCCAAACATGGATCTGGCCAACTCCACGGCGCCGTTCGGGCTGGCCTTCGCGCAGATGTTCACCCCGGAAGTCGGGAAAGTAATCATGGGTCTGATGGTCATGTCCTGCTGCGGTTCACTCCTCGGCTGGCAGTTCACCATCGCACAGGTGTTTAAATCCTCGGCTGATGAAGGTTACTTCCCAAAAATCTTCTCCCGCGTGACCAAAGCGGATGCGCCGGTGCAGGGCATGCTGGCGATTGTTATCTTCCAGAGCGGATTGTCGCTGATGACCATTAGCCCGTCGCTGAACAGCCAGTTCAACGTGCTGGTCAACCTGGCGGTGGTGACGAACATCATTCCGTATATCCTGTCGATGGCAGCGCTGGTGATCATTCAGAAGGTGGCGAAGGTGGATCCACGCAAAGCGCGTGCGGCCAATATCGTGGCGCTGATTGGGGCAATCTACAGCTTCTACGCGCTCTACTCATCCGGCCAGGAAGCGATGCTGTATGGCGCGATGGTGACCTTTATGGGCTGGACGCTGTACGGTCTGGTATCGCCGAGATTTGAATTGAAGAATAAGCATAGTTAA
- the speF gene encoding ornithine decarboxylase SpeF, whose product MKSLKIAASRACPDCFTTQRELVDVRASDYIDVAAIVLAVTDITSGILDEIEATGFGIPVFVATHKEEFIPADYLSRIHGVFEYSDTSNEFYGRQLEAAAQKYETQLRPPFFRALVDYVKQGNSAFDCPGHQGGQFFRRHPAGNQFVDFFGETLFRSDLCNADVAMGDLLIHEGAPCIAQQHAAKVFNADKTYFVLNGTSSSNKVVLNALLTPGDLVLFDRNNHKSNHHGALLQAGATPVYLETARNPYGFIGGIDAHCFEESYLRELVAEVAPGRARDARPFRLAVIQLGTYDGTIYNARQVVDKIGHLCDYILFDSAWVGYEQFIPMMADCSPLLLELNENDPGILVTQSVHKQQAGFSQTSQIHKKDSHIKGQQRYVPHKRLNNAFMMHASTSPFYPLFAALDINARMHEGQIGRNMWMDCVVNGIEARKLILENCRYLRPFVPETVDGRPWESWDTAEIATDLRFFHFVPGENWHAFEGYAEHQYFIDPCKLLLTTPGINARTGEYDDFGVPATILANFLRENGIVPEKCDLNSILFLLTPAEDMGKLQQLVAQLVRFEKLLESDVPLKDVLPSLYKQHPERYADYTLRQICQEMHDLYARHNVKQLQKEMFRKSHFPRVMMNPQDANYAYLRGEVELVSLRDAEGRIAAEGALPYPPGVLCVVPGEVWGGSVLRYFAALEEGINLLPGFAPELQGVYVEECEGRKQVRCNVIRQPAAQPALLKGEKL is encoded by the coding sequence ATGAAAAGTTTAAAAATCGCAGCCAGCCGTGCATGTCCGGATTGCTTTACTACCCAGCGTGAACTGGTAGATGTCCGCGCCTCTGATTATATTGATGTTGCCGCCATTGTTCTGGCGGTCACGGATATTACCAGCGGTATCCTGGACGAAATAGAAGCCACTGGTTTTGGCATTCCTGTTTTTGTCGCGACGCACAAAGAGGAATTCATTCCGGCAGACTATTTATCGCGCATTCACGGCGTATTTGAGTATTCAGACACCAGCAACGAATTTTATGGACGCCAGCTGGAAGCGGCAGCCCAGAAGTATGAAACCCAGCTGCGCCCGCCGTTTTTCCGCGCCCTTGTCGACTATGTGAAGCAGGGCAACAGCGCGTTTGACTGCCCGGGGCATCAGGGTGGCCAGTTCTTCCGCCGTCATCCTGCCGGTAATCAGTTTGTCGATTTCTTTGGTGAGACGCTTTTTCGCTCCGACCTGTGTAACGCCGACGTGGCGATGGGCGATCTGCTGATCCACGAAGGCGCGCCGTGCATCGCCCAGCAGCATGCGGCAAAGGTCTTTAATGCCGATAAGACCTACTTCGTGCTGAATGGCACCTCGTCATCCAACAAAGTGGTGCTTAACGCCCTGCTCACCCCGGGTGACCTGGTGCTGTTTGACCGTAACAACCACAAATCTAACCATCACGGTGCCCTCCTCCAGGCTGGCGCAACGCCGGTCTATCTGGAAACTGCGCGCAACCCGTACGGCTTTATTGGCGGAATTGACGCCCACTGCTTTGAAGAAAGTTATCTGCGCGAGCTGGTGGCAGAGGTGGCGCCTGGCCGTGCACGCGATGCGCGTCCGTTCCGTCTGGCGGTGATCCAGCTGGGCACCTACGATGGCACCATCTATAACGCCCGTCAGGTGGTGGATAAGATTGGGCACCTCTGTGATTACATCCTGTTTGACTCCGCCTGGGTGGGTTACGAGCAGTTTATTCCGATGATGGCCGACTGCTCTCCGCTGCTGCTGGAGCTGAACGAAAACGATCCGGGGATCCTGGTCACCCAGTCCGTGCATAAACAGCAGGCCGGCTTCTCGCAGACCTCGCAAATCCATAAGAAAGACAGCCACATCAAAGGGCAACAGCGCTATGTCCCGCATAAGCGGCTGAACAATGCCTTTATGATGCACGCCTCCACCAGCCCGTTTTATCCGCTGTTCGCCGCGCTGGACATTAACGCCCGCATGCATGAAGGCCAGATCGGCCGCAACATGTGGATGGACTGCGTGGTGAACGGTATCGAAGCGCGCAAGCTGATTCTGGAGAACTGCCGGTATCTGCGCCCCTTCGTGCCGGAGACGGTGGATGGCCGTCCGTGGGAAAGCTGGGACACGGCGGAAATTGCGACCGATCTGCGCTTCTTCCACTTTGTACCGGGTGAAAACTGGCACGCTTTTGAAGGTTACGCTGAGCATCAGTATTTTATCGACCCGTGCAAGCTCCTGCTGACCACGCCGGGTATTAACGCCCGCACCGGGGAGTATGACGACTTCGGCGTGCCCGCAACTATCCTCGCCAACTTCCTGCGTGAAAACGGCATCGTGCCGGAAAAATGCGATCTCAACTCGATCCTGTTCCTGCTCACGCCTGCGGAAGATATGGGAAAACTGCAGCAGCTGGTGGCGCAGCTGGTGCGCTTCGAAAAACTGCTCGAGAGCGATGTTCCGCTGAAAGACGTCCTGCCATCTCTCTACAAACAGCATCCGGAACGTTACGCGGATTACACCCTGCGCCAGATCTGCCAGGAGATGCATGACCTGTACGCCCGCCACAACGTGAAACAGCTGCAGAAAGAGATGTTCCGCAAGTCTCACTTCCCGCGCGTGATGATGAACCCGCAGGACGCGAACTACGCCTATCTGCGCGGTGAGGTTGAGCTGGTCTCACTGCGCGACGCGGAAGGCCGCATCGCCGCCGAAGGCGCCCTTCCTTATCCACCGGGGGTACTGTGCGTGGTTCCAGGGGAAGTCTGGGGCGGTTCCGTGCTGCGCTACTTTGCCGCGCTGGAAGAAGGCATCAATCTGCTGCCGGGCTTCGCGCCGGAGCTGCAGGGTGTGTACGTCGAGGAGTGCGAGGGTCGCAAACAGGTTCGCTGTAACGTCATCAGACAACCCGCCGCTCAGCCCGCGCTGCTGAAAGGAGAGAAACTATGA
- the speFL gene encoding leader peptide SpeFL: MENNNRLMPHIRRTTHIMMFAHRNCFDFHLFNAR, from the coding sequence ATGGAAAACAACAATCGCTTAATGCCCCATATAAGGCGGACAACACATATCATGATGTTTGCCCACCGAAACTGCTTTGACTTTCATCTCTTTAATGCCCGGTAG
- the kdpE gene encoding two-component system response regulator KdpE, translating into MINVLIVEDEIAISRFLRAALEGDGLRVHDAGTLQRGLIEAATRKPDLVILDLGLPDGDGIDFIREVRQWSQMPILVLSARTEETDKIAALDAGADDYLIKPFGIGELQARLRVALRRHSATTPADPTYAFGDIRVDLAARRIVRGEEEIHLTPIEFRLLAVLLNNHGKVLTQRQLLSQVWGPNAVEHSHYLRIYMGHLRQKLEVDPARPRHLLTETGIGYRFML; encoded by the coding sequence GTGATCAACGTTCTGATTGTTGAAGATGAGATCGCCATTAGCCGTTTTCTGCGCGCTGCGCTGGAAGGGGACGGTCTGCGCGTTCATGATGCGGGTACGCTTCAACGGGGTTTAATTGAAGCCGCCACCCGCAAGCCGGACCTGGTGATCCTCGATCTTGGACTCCCGGACGGCGACGGCATCGATTTTATCCGGGAAGTCCGCCAGTGGAGCCAGATGCCGATCCTCGTGCTCTCCGCTCGTACGGAAGAGACGGATAAAATCGCGGCGCTGGATGCCGGGGCGGATGACTATCTGATTAAACCTTTTGGTATCGGCGAACTACAGGCTCGCCTTCGCGTGGCGCTGCGTCGCCACAGCGCCACCACGCCTGCCGATCCAACCTACGCGTTTGGTGATATCCGGGTTGACCTGGCCGCGCGGCGTATTGTGCGCGGTGAAGAAGAAATCCATCTGACGCCAATAGAATTTCGCCTGCTCGCCGTTCTGCTCAACAACCACGGCAAGGTTCTCACCCAACGCCAGCTGTTAAGCCAGGTGTGGGGGCCCAACGCGGTGGAACATAGTCATTATTTACGCATATATATGGGACATCTTCGTCAGAAACTCGAAGTTGACCCCGCTCGCCCTCGCCATTTATTAACTGAAACCGGTATCGGTTATCGGTTTATGCTTTGA